Proteins encoded together in one Chryseobacterium taklimakanense window:
- the cysK gene encoding cysteine synthase A → MKINNVLEAIGNTPLVKINTIFDSNVEVWMKLERQNPGGSIKDRIALAMIEKAEREGKIDKNTLIVEPTSGNTGVGLAMVCAVKGYQLVLVMPESMSVERRKLMSSYGAKFVLTPRELGTSGAVKKALEMAETLDNVWIPQQFENPSNPEIHQKTTAQEILNDFPEGFDYLITGVGTGGHITGVTQVLKQQFPNLKSFAVEPKDSPVISGGSPGPHPLQGIGAGFVPKVLNTEILDGTIQVEKEEAYEFTKKLAKQEGILAGISTGASLAAINKKLSEIPEGSKILTFNYDTGERYWSVDGLFEENVFEY, encoded by the coding sequence ATGAAAATTAATAATGTTTTAGAAGCCATTGGAAACACTCCACTCGTTAAGATCAATACTATTTTTGACAGCAATGTGGAAGTGTGGATGAAGCTTGAACGCCAAAATCCCGGCGGCAGCATCAAAGACAGAATAGCCCTCGCAATGATCGAAAAAGCTGAAAGAGAAGGCAAAATCGATAAAAACACCCTTATTGTAGAGCCCACTTCCGGAAACACCGGTGTTGGATTGGCAATGGTCTGCGCGGTGAAAGGCTATCAACTGGTTTTGGTAATGCCCGAAAGTATGAGTGTGGAACGCAGAAAACTCATGTCATCTTATGGTGCTAAATTTGTGCTGACGCCAAGAGAACTCGGAACTTCCGGAGCCGTGAAAAAAGCTTTGGAAATGGCAGAAACTCTCGATAACGTTTGGATTCCCCAACAGTTCGAAAACCCGTCAAACCCTGAAATTCACCAGAAAACTACTGCTCAGGAAATCCTCAACGATTTCCCGGAAGGTTTCGACTATCTGATCACGGGAGTGGGAACCGGTGGCCATATCACCGGTGTTACCCAAGTTTTGAAACAACAGTTCCCAAACCTGAAAAGCTTCGCAGTGGAACCAAAAGATTCACCGGTAATTTCCGGAGGCAGTCCCGGTCCGCACCCATTACAGGGAATTGGAGCGGGTTTTGTTCCGAAAGTTTTGAATACTGAAATTCTCGACGGAACCATTCAGGTGGAAAAAGAAGAAGCGTACGAATTCACCAAAAAACTGGCAAAACAGGAAGGAATTCTGGCGGGAATCTCGACCGGAGCTTCTTTGGCAGCGATCAACAAAAAACTTTCAGAAATTCCGGAAGGATCAAAAATTCTTACTTTCAATTACGATACGGGCGAAAGATACTGGTCTGTTGACGGACTTTTCGAGGAAAACGTTTTCGAATATTAA
- the epsC gene encoding serine O-acetyltransferase EpsC, with amino-acid sequence MTFTEQLHLGYQNRKFDIDKRKTEDFIDRLFRFIFFLEYQRCSEIELIEKRLSDFKAEFTEILATVKTENEKVESDVFFEKFPEIYRALQNDAQYIFENDPAAQSVEEVVFSYPGFFAIAVYRLSHELFKNKIPLIPRIWTEYAHSKTGIDIHPGAVIGENFFIDHGTGIVIGETTVIGRKVKIYQGVTLGALSVTKDLQDQKRHPTIEDRVVIYANATILGGETIIGENSLIGGNVWITESVAPNSVVFHKGQVTVKNKFPGNEPINFII; translated from the coding sequence ATGACTTTCACGGAACAACTTCATTTGGGCTATCAGAACAGGAAATTCGATATCGACAAGAGGAAAACCGAAGATTTTATCGACCGCCTGTTTCGTTTTATCTTTTTTTTAGAATATCAGCGGTGCTCAGAAATTGAACTGATCGAGAAGCGGCTAAGTGACTTCAAAGCTGAATTCACCGAAATTTTAGCTACAGTGAAGACAGAAAATGAAAAAGTGGAAAGTGATGTCTTTTTTGAAAAATTCCCCGAGATTTACCGTGCACTGCAAAACGATGCGCAATATATCTTTGAAAACGATCCCGCTGCACAAAGTGTAGAAGAAGTGGTGTTTTCCTATCCGGGATTTTTTGCAATCGCCGTCTACCGGCTTTCCCACGAACTTTTTAAAAACAAAATTCCGCTCATTCCAAGAATCTGGACCGAATATGCCCACAGCAAAACCGGAATCGACATTCATCCCGGCGCAGTAATCGGCGAAAATTTCTTTATCGACCACGGTACCGGAATCGTCATTGGCGAAACCACCGTCATTGGCAGGAAAGTTAAAATTTATCAAGGCGTAACTTTAGGCGCACTTTCGGTTACGAAAGATTTGCAGGATCAGAAACGCCATCCCACCATCGAAGATCGTGTGGTGATTTACGCCAACGCGACCATTCTCGGCGGCGAAACCATCATTGGGGAAAATTCGCTCATCGGTGGAAATGTTTGGATCACCGAAAGTGTGGCACCAAATTCGGTGGTATTTCACAAAGGACAAGTCACGGTGAAGAACAAATTCCCGGGAAACGAACCCATTAATTTCATCATTTAA
- a CDS encoding slipin family protein, with protein MGIFKKRYQVKPNTVGFLYRDNKFEQKLAAGYYEVWDLKNRTELFLLPQTSKLLTVVNQEVLTKDNVALRFSFNVIYRIVDGQKFLDKFALDREMYAIIQEAEQRIYSIVQIYLRNRIAEMDSETANEKRNELTDFKTGEMEKEVAEFGITIEQAQLRDLTFPKSIQDLFAKHLEAKIRAKSELENARTAVATARTLKNASELMKDDENLKFFQIMETITKIAEKGKHTFMIGDINQLTGK; from the coding sequence AAACCAAACACTGTTGGATTTCTTTACCGTGACAATAAGTTTGAGCAAAAACTGGCAGCCGGCTACTACGAAGTTTGGGATTTGAAAAACAGGACCGAACTGTTTCTTCTGCCTCAAACTTCAAAACTGCTCACCGTCGTGAACCAGGAAGTTTTAACAAAGGACAATGTCGCTCTGCGGTTTTCCTTCAATGTGATTTACAGAATCGTGGATGGACAGAAATTTCTTGACAAGTTTGCGCTTGACAGAGAGATGTATGCCATTATTCAGGAAGCTGAGCAGCGAATTTACAGTATCGTCCAAATCTATCTGAGAAACAGGATTGCAGAAATGGACAGTGAAACCGCGAACGAAAAAAGAAATGAACTTACGGACTTCAAGACCGGGGAAATGGAAAAAGAAGTGGCCGAATTCGGCATAACCATAGAACAGGCACAACTGCGCGACTTAACCTTTCCAAAATCAATCCAGGACTTGTTCGCTAAACATTTGGAAGCAAAAATAAGAGCAAAATCAGAACTTGAAAACGCCAGGACAGCAGTAGCAACAGCACGGACTTTGAAAAATGCTTCAGAACTCATGAAAGATGACGAAAACCTGAAATTCTTCCAAATTATGGAAACCATAACCAAAATTGCCGAGAAAGGAAAACATACTTTTATGATTGGGGACATTAACCAGCTGACAGGAAAATAG